From Cellulosimicrobium sp. ES-005, one genomic window encodes:
- a CDS encoding LLM class flavin-dependent oxidoreductase — protein MTDTTPPTPTGPESTTAGPPSDPTTVELGLDTFGDVTAGPDGALLSGARTIRDVVEEAVLADEVGVDFFGVGEHHRADFAISAPEVVLAGIATRTSRIRLGSAVTVLSSDDPVRVFERFSTLDALSGGRAEVILGRGSFIESFPLFGYDLADYEVLFEEKLDLFVHLLDEGPVTWSGTTRAGLADQEVWPKTESGRLRTWVGVGGSPESVVRTARHGLGLMLAIIGGEPERFRPYVDLYHRAVEELGNPVLPVGVHSPGHVADTDEQAQEEVYEHFAAMNNRIGRERGWPAYHRGRFAHDVRDGSLYVGSPETVARKIARTVRLLGAGRFDLKYSTGTLPHATMLRSIELYGTQVIPRVRELLADS, from the coding sequence ATGACCGACACGACTCCCCCGACCCCCACCGGACCCGAGAGCACCACCGCCGGACCGCCGTCGGACCCCACGACGGTCGAGCTCGGCCTCGACACGTTCGGCGACGTGACCGCCGGTCCCGACGGCGCGCTGCTCAGCGGGGCGCGCACGATCCGCGACGTCGTCGAGGAGGCGGTCCTCGCGGACGAGGTCGGGGTCGACTTCTTCGGCGTGGGCGAGCACCACCGCGCGGACTTCGCGATCAGCGCACCGGAGGTCGTGCTCGCCGGCATCGCGACCCGGACCTCGCGGATCCGGCTCGGGTCCGCGGTGACCGTGCTCAGCTCCGACGACCCGGTGCGCGTCTTCGAGCGCTTCTCGACGCTCGACGCGCTCTCCGGCGGACGCGCGGAGGTGATCCTGGGGCGCGGGTCGTTCATCGAGTCGTTCCCGCTGTTCGGCTACGACCTCGCGGACTACGAGGTGCTGTTCGAGGAGAAGCTCGACCTGTTCGTCCACCTGCTCGACGAGGGCCCCGTCACGTGGTCGGGCACGACGCGCGCCGGGCTCGCCGACCAGGAGGTCTGGCCCAAGACGGAGAGCGGCCGGCTGCGGACCTGGGTCGGCGTGGGCGGGTCGCCCGAGTCGGTCGTGCGGACCGCACGGCACGGCCTGGGCCTCATGCTCGCGATCATCGGTGGCGAGCCCGAGCGGTTCCGCCCGTACGTGGACCTCTACCACCGCGCCGTCGAGGAGCTCGGCAACCCGGTGCTGCCGGTCGGCGTGCACTCGCCCGGCCACGTCGCCGACACCGACGAGCAGGCGCAGGAGGAGGTCTACGAGCACTTCGCGGCGATGAACAACCGGATCGGCCGCGAGCGCGGCTGGCCCGCCTACCACCGCGGACGCTTCGCCCACGACGTGCGCGACGGCTCGCTCTACGTCGGCTCGCCCGAGACGGTCGCGCGCAAGATCGCCCGCACCGTCCGCCTCCTGGGCGCGGGCCGGTTCGACCTCAAGTACTCGACCGGCACGCTGCCGCACGCGACGATGCTCCGCAGCATCGAGCTCTACGGCACCCAGGTCATCCCGCGCGTCCGCGAGCTCCTCGCAGACTCCTGA
- a CDS encoding metal ABC transporter permease, whose amino-acid sequence MTDLLATLLEPLSFEFLRTALAVTVTAGIVCGVLSCWLVLVGWSLMGDAVSHAVLPGVVLAYVVGAPFALGALVFGLLAVLLIGAVRDTSRVKEDAAIGVVFTTLFALGLVLISVTPSQTDLNHILFGNLLGVSRADLLQVLALGAVTLAVVVLKRRDLTLYAFDPTHAHAIGLSPRRLGALLLGLLALTVVVALQAVGVVLVVALLITPGATAYLLTDRFSRMLWISPLVAAVCGVVGIYVSYYLDTASGGTVVVALGVAFALAYLFSPRHGLIGTRAAAARRRRLVRV is encoded by the coding sequence GTGACCGACCTCCTCGCCACCCTCCTGGAGCCCCTGTCGTTCGAGTTCCTGCGCACCGCGCTCGCCGTCACGGTGACCGCCGGGATCGTGTGCGGCGTCCTGTCGTGCTGGCTCGTGCTCGTGGGCTGGTCCCTCATGGGCGACGCCGTCTCGCACGCCGTGCTGCCCGGCGTCGTGCTCGCCTACGTGGTGGGCGCGCCGTTCGCGCTCGGCGCGCTCGTCTTCGGGCTGCTCGCGGTGCTGCTCATCGGCGCGGTGCGCGACACGTCCCGCGTCAAGGAGGACGCCGCGATCGGGGTCGTGTTCACGACGCTGTTCGCGCTCGGCCTCGTCCTCATCTCCGTGACGCCGAGCCAGACGGACCTCAACCACATCCTCTTCGGCAACCTGCTCGGGGTGTCGCGCGCGGACCTGCTCCAGGTGCTCGCGCTCGGCGCGGTGACGCTCGCGGTCGTCGTGCTCAAGCGGCGCGACCTCACGCTCTACGCGTTCGACCCCACGCACGCGCACGCGATCGGGCTGTCCCCGCGACGGCTCGGCGCGCTGCTGCTCGGCCTGCTCGCGCTGACCGTCGTCGTCGCGCTCCAGGCGGTCGGCGTCGTGCTCGTGGTCGCGCTGCTCATCACGCCCGGCGCGACGGCCTACCTCCTCACCGACCGGTTCTCGCGGATGCTGTGGATCTCGCCGCTCGTGGCGGCCGTGTGCGGGGTCGTCGGCATCTACGTGAGCTACTACCTCGACACGGCCTCGGGTGGCACGGTCGTCGTCGCGCTGGGCGTCGCGTTCGCCCTCGCCTACCTGTTCAGCCCGCGCCACGGACTGATCGGGACGCGAGCGGCCGCCGCCCGGCGCCGCCGCCTCGTCCGGGTCTGA
- a CDS encoding phosphatase PAP2 family protein, protein MPRVTGIVKPHEAFPGVARLDRAVNDWTNRRALGPRADAALSRLSAAADHSVLWAGAALGIAATGRRGREAALRGYGSLLVSSLLANVVGKTVFGGERPSLEPLPLWRRLADPPTSPSFPSGHSASAAAFVTGVATVWPTLGLALAPLAGAVTYSRLHTGSHWFSDVAAGAALGAGVALVGRALVPDRAERGPDVPAGPPAVVPALDDGVGLFVVVNPAAGSGRLLKEDPLVALREGLPRAEVHVLGEGDDLRRVFDDAAGRGVRALGISGGDGTVSTAAAAARAHDLPLAVFPGGTLNHFARAADLTSMSATAAAVRTGSGVTIDVADLEVDGQDGPPRTVLNTFSAGVYPELVTEREKHEHRLGKWPAAVLAAARVLRRAHRVRMEVDGHEGEYWSLFAGVNRYFPQSLAPVERRRLDDGVLDVRTARAERRASRLRTFLEVAAGDTGTRLARRVPGVRRHLVVDATTVPALELRFPARGAVVGPGRSAPDDGTSPTAAGSPPVVLAHDGETLALDAVADAEPVTVRLTMRPGAVRLYAPSDPTAG, encoded by the coding sequence ATGCCGCGCGTCACCGGGATCGTCAAGCCGCACGAGGCGTTCCCCGGGGTCGCCCGGCTCGACCGCGCGGTCAACGACTGGACCAACCGCCGCGCGCTCGGCCCCCGCGCCGACGCCGCGCTCTCGCGGCTGTCCGCCGCGGCCGACCACAGCGTCCTGTGGGCCGGGGCGGCCCTGGGCATCGCCGCGACGGGCCGGCGCGGGCGCGAGGCGGCGCTGCGCGGCTACGGCTCGCTGCTCGTCTCGAGCCTCCTGGCCAACGTCGTCGGCAAGACCGTGTTCGGCGGCGAGCGACCCTCGCTCGAGCCGCTGCCGCTGTGGCGACGGCTCGCCGACCCGCCGACGTCGCCGTCGTTCCCCTCCGGCCACTCGGCGTCGGCGGCGGCGTTCGTCACGGGCGTCGCCACCGTGTGGCCCACGCTGGGCCTCGCCCTCGCGCCGCTCGCGGGCGCGGTGACGTACTCGCGCCTCCACACCGGCTCGCACTGGTTCTCCGACGTCGCCGCGGGCGCCGCGCTCGGAGCCGGGGTCGCCCTCGTCGGCCGGGCGCTCGTCCCCGACCGAGCCGAGCGTGGCCCCGACGTGCCCGCGGGACCGCCCGCCGTCGTCCCTGCGCTCGACGACGGGGTGGGGCTGTTCGTCGTCGTGAACCCGGCGGCGGGGTCGGGTCGTCTGCTCAAGGAGGACCCGCTCGTGGCGCTGCGCGAGGGCCTGCCCCGCGCCGAGGTGCACGTGCTCGGCGAGGGCGACGACCTCCGGCGCGTCTTCGACGACGCCGCCGGCAGGGGCGTCCGGGCGCTCGGCATCAGCGGCGGCGACGGCACCGTCTCCACGGCCGCGGCGGCGGCCCGCGCGCACGACCTCCCCCTCGCCGTCTTCCCCGGGGGCACGCTGAACCACTTCGCCCGGGCCGCCGACCTCACCTCGATGAGCGCGACGGCGGCCGCCGTCCGCACAGGATCCGGCGTGACGATCGATGTCGCGGACCTCGAGGTCGACGGGCAGGACGGACCGCCACGGACCGTGCTCAACACCTTCTCGGCGGGCGTCTACCCGGAGCTCGTCACGGAGCGCGAGAAGCACGAGCACCGTCTGGGCAAGTGGCCGGCGGCAGTCCTGGCCGCGGCACGGGTCCTGCGGCGGGCCCACCGTGTGCGGATGGAGGTGGACGGGCACGAGGGCGAGTACTGGTCGCTCTTCGCGGGGGTCAACCGCTACTTCCCGCAGAGCCTCGCCCCGGTCGAACGGCGCCGGCTCGACGACGGGGTGCTGGACGTCCGCACCGCCCGCGCCGAGCGACGCGCGAGCCGGCTGCGCACGTTCCTCGAGGTCGCGGCGGGCGACACGGGGACGCGCCTCGCGCGGCGGGTGCCCGGTGTGCGTCGGCACCTCGTGGTCGACGCGACGACCGTCCCGGCGCTCGAGCTCCGGTTCCCCGCCCGGGGCGCGGTCGTCGGCCCGGGCAGGTCCGCGCCCGACGACGGGACCTCGCCCACGGCCGCCGGGTCGCCGCCCGTCGTGCTCGCGCACGACGGCGAGACGCTCGCGCTCGACGCGGTCGCGGACGCCGAGCCGGTGACCGTCCGTCTCACCATGCGGCCCGGCGCGGTGCGCCTCTACGCGCCGAGCGACCCGACCGCCGGGTAG